A genomic segment from Bufo bufo chromosome 8, aBufBuf1.1, whole genome shotgun sequence encodes:
- the LOC120977687 gene encoding class I histocompatibility antigen, F10 alpha chain-like isoform X1, giving the protein MEKMCSLALILLSLSGAYSDSHSLRYYSIGVSAPGSGLPEFSIVGYVDDQQIELYSGDIGRSVPVAPWMSRNVGLEHWERRTRISKEYEALFKHEVKAAVKRFNHTGGFHFVQVMHNCEMRDDGSTIGHQEYRYDGEEYMYLDIKTALFNPTMAEAQIITQRWNSPDIRKGEREKNFLESKCIERLKKYLEFGREDLERRVQPGVKVQGQESIKVTKLHCHVYGFHPRAVDVKWMKNEVDDIPSYETTHVLPNPDGTYQIRVSVEVIPKEGESYSCYVDHSSLKEPLLVKWEPKQNIFRTIVICAVISAVIIVVIVITGFFIYKNRNNYRAASTSDTYADTSKKVAEKS; this is encoded by the exons ACAGTCACTCTCTGCGCTATTATTCCATCGGGGTCTCAGCTCCAGGATCGGGACTTCCTGAGTTCTCCATAGTTGGATATGTGGATGATCAGCAGATTGAACTATATAGTGGTGATATTGGCAGAAGTGTTCCTGTGGCTCCATGGATGAGCAGGAATGTTGGTCTTGAACACTGGGAGAGAAGGACACGGATTAGTAAAGAATATGAGGCTTTATTCAAACATGAAGTGAAGGCAGCTGTGAAAAGATTCAACCACACTGGAG GATTCCATTTCGTGCAGGTGATGCACAACTGTGAGATGAGAGATGATGGAAGCACCATAGGGCATCAGGAGTATAGATATGACGGGGAAGAGTACATGTACTTGGATATAAAAACAGCACTATTTAACCCCACCATGGCTGAAGCTCAGATCATCACACAGAGATGGAACAGTCCGGATATAAGAAAGGGGGAGAGGGAAAAGAATTTTCTGGAAAGTAAATGCATCGAAAGGTTGAAAAAATACCTAGAGTTTGGAAGAGAAGATCTGGAGCGGAGAG tTCAGCCAGGGGTGAAGGTCCAAGGTCAAGAATCTATTAAAGTCACAAAGCTTCACTGTCACGTGTACGGATTTCACCCCAGAGCTGTGGACGTGAAGTGGATGAAGAACGAGGTGGACGACATTCCCTCATATGAGACCACACATGTCCTTCCCAATCCTGACGGCACCTATCAGATCAGGGTCAGTGTGGAGGTGATCCCTAAAGAGGGCGAGAGTTACTCCTGTTATGTGGATCACAGCAGCCTGAAGGAACCACTCCTTGTGAAATGGG AACCAAAACAGAACATCTTTCGGACTATAGTCATCTGTGCGGTCATCAGTGCGGTCATTATTGTGGTCATCGTCATTACTGGATTCTTTATATACAAAA ATCGGAACAATTACAGAGCGGCCAGCA CTTCGGACACATACGCTGACACCAGTAAAAAAGTTGCTGAGAAATCATGA
- the LOC120977687 gene encoding class I histocompatibility antigen, F10 alpha chain-like isoform X2 yields the protein MEKMCSLALILLSLSGAYSDSHSLRYYSIGVSAPGSGLPEFSIVGYVDDQQIELYSGDIGRSVPVAPWMSRNVGLEHWERRTRISKEYEALFKHEVKAAVKRFNHTGGFHFVQVMHNCEMRDDGSTIGHQEYRYDGEEYMYLDIKTALFNPTMAEAQIITQRWNSPDIRKGEREKNFLESKCIERLKKYLEFGREDLERRVQPGVKVQGQESIKVTKLHCHVYGFHPRAVDVKWMKNEVDDIPSYETTHVLPNPDGTYQIRVSVEVIPKEGESYSCYVDHSSLKEPLLVKWEPKQNIFRTIVICAVISAVIIVVIVITGFFIYKNRNNYRAASTSDT from the exons ACAGTCACTCTCTGCGCTATTATTCCATCGGGGTCTCAGCTCCAGGATCGGGACTTCCTGAGTTCTCCATAGTTGGATATGTGGATGATCAGCAGATTGAACTATATAGTGGTGATATTGGCAGAAGTGTTCCTGTGGCTCCATGGATGAGCAGGAATGTTGGTCTTGAACACTGGGAGAGAAGGACACGGATTAGTAAAGAATATGAGGCTTTATTCAAACATGAAGTGAAGGCAGCTGTGAAAAGATTCAACCACACTGGAG GATTCCATTTCGTGCAGGTGATGCACAACTGTGAGATGAGAGATGATGGAAGCACCATAGGGCATCAGGAGTATAGATATGACGGGGAAGAGTACATGTACTTGGATATAAAAACAGCACTATTTAACCCCACCATGGCTGAAGCTCAGATCATCACACAGAGATGGAACAGTCCGGATATAAGAAAGGGGGAGAGGGAAAAGAATTTTCTGGAAAGTAAATGCATCGAAAGGTTGAAAAAATACCTAGAGTTTGGAAGAGAAGATCTGGAGCGGAGAG tTCAGCCAGGGGTGAAGGTCCAAGGTCAAGAATCTATTAAAGTCACAAAGCTTCACTGTCACGTGTACGGATTTCACCCCAGAGCTGTGGACGTGAAGTGGATGAAGAACGAGGTGGACGACATTCCCTCATATGAGACCACACATGTCCTTCCCAATCCTGACGGCACCTATCAGATCAGGGTCAGTGTGGAGGTGATCCCTAAAGAGGGCGAGAGTTACTCCTGTTATGTGGATCACAGCAGCCTGAAGGAACCACTCCTTGTGAAATGGG AACCAAAACAGAACATCTTTCGGACTATAGTCATCTGTGCGGTCATCAGTGCGGTCATTATTGTGGTCATCGTCATTACTGGATTCTTTATATACAAAA ATCGGAACAATTACAGAGCGGCCAGCA CTTCGGACACATA